In Ischnura elegans chromosome 6, ioIscEleg1.1, whole genome shotgun sequence, one genomic interval encodes:
- the LOC124161154 gene encoding uncharacterized protein LOC124161154: protein MVLLNTKVFLLVGIAVIGINFGIERGLTDAALVKDPVIKPAQIDAIRLMKADLIGDARLGLDNDDDANDTGALDADDDKNAEGDDVADDDGEDEDLGAPDANPTADSYVVRGTQVLKIHGSEKEFAL, encoded by the exons ATGGTCCTTTTAAACACAAAAGTCTTCCTCCTCGTAGGAATAGCGGTCATCGGCATTAATTTCGGAATAG AACGAGGACTGACCGACGCTGCTCTCGTCAAAGATCCAGTCATCAAACCTGCTCAAATTGATGCTATTCGGT TGATGAAAGCAGATCTGATCGGAGATGCAAGATTAGGGCTTGACAATGACGATGATGCGAATGATACTGGTGCCCTGGACGCTGATGACGATAAGAATGCTGAGGGTGACGATGTTGCCGATGATGATGGTGAAGACGAAGATCTTGGTGCACCAGACGCCAATCCCACCGCCGATTCCTACGTGGTGCGCGGGACGCAGGTGCTCAAAATACACGGAAGCGAAAAAGAGTTCGCACTGTAA